The window AATCCTCAGCCATACGCTTGGTCAAGGTCGTTACCAATACGCGGTGGCCGCTAGCGATGGTCTGGCGAATCTCCTCCATCAAATCATCAACCTGCCCCTTAGTTGGCCGCACCTCAATCGGCGGATCAAGTAGCCCCGTCGGCCGAATCAACTGCTCAGCCGGCTTTGGCGAATGAGCAATTTCATAGTCGCCCGGTGTAGCCGACACATAAATCGCCTGGTGAATATGCTGATCAAATTCATCAAACCTCAGCGGGCGGTTATCCAGCGCACTCGGTAGACGAAACCCATGCTCTACCAATACTTCCTTGCGCGCCCGGTCGCCATTATACATACCGCGAACTTGCGGCAAGGTCATATGCGACTCATCGACCAGCAGTAGCCAATCATCAGGGAAATAATCAATCAAGGTCGCTGGCTGCTCGCCCGGTTCACGGTCAGTCAGATAGCGCGAATAATTCTCAATGCCTTTGACAAAACCAGTTTCTTTGAGCATCTCCAGGTCATATTTGGTGCGTTGACTGAGGCGCTGTGCCTCCAGCAATTTGTCGTGCGATTCAAGCCATTTCAGCCGCTCGTCAAATTCTTTCTCAATGCCCATGATGGCTTTTTCAATTCGTTCACGCGGCGTCGAATAGTGGCTAGACGGGAAAATCGTCAGGCTAGCTGGCTGCTCCAAAATCTCGCCAGTTAGCGGATCGATTCGCGTGAGTCTCTCAACTTCATCGCCAAAAAACTCCACTCGCACCGCCGTATCCTGTCCAGCCGGGAAAATATCTACCACATCGCCGCGTACCCTGAAAGTCCCGCGCACAAAGTCAACGTCATTACGCTTATACTGAATGTCAGTTAGCAGGCGAATAAACTTATCCTGCACCCGCCGCTCGCCGACCGTCAATTGAATGGCCATATCAGCATACGTCTCCGGCGAACCGATGCCGTAAATACAAGACACACTGGCCACAATGATCACATCGCGCCGTGTTAGTAGCGCCGACGTTGCCGCGTGCCTGAGCCGATCGATTTCATCATTAATCTTCGAATCTTTCTCAATGTAGGTGTCGCTCGAGGCAATGTAGGCCTCCGGCTGATAATAATCAAAATAGCTGACAAAATAATGCACCTCATTGTCCGGAAAAAACTCCTTAAACTCAGAAAACAGCTGCGCCGCCAAAGTCTTGTTATGTGCCAGCACCAGCGTCGGCACATTGGCTCGGGCAATGATATTCGCCATAGTAAATGTCTTGCCCGACCCCGTCACGCCCAATAGAGTTTGCTCGCGTTCGCCCCGCTCCAACCCAGCCATTAACTGAGCAATCGCCGTCGGCTGGTCACCGGTCGGCTGATAGTTGGAGACGAGATTAAAGGCGTTCATATTATTACTATTGTAGCATTGTTGACAAATAGCAACTTTTCATGATATAGTTAACCAGTTATCAGTGATAAAAACAAAAAGGACACCTCATGACTTCACAACATACATGTATTCCGCGTGATGTACAGCTGCAGGCTGCGATGTTCCGCCTCGGCAAGATGGAAGACGAAATCCAGAGCGGCTACGAGATTCTTCGGAAATATCAGAAAACAGTAACGATATTTGGTTCAGCACGCACCGACCCGAACAGCACTTATTACCATGCCGCGAAAGAAACAGCTGAGCGGCTAGCTAAACTTGGCTACGCCATCGTTTCCGGCGGCGGACACGGCATTATGGGCGCTGCCAATGAAGGCGCCAACAAGGCTGTCCAAGAGGGTGCGCGGGCTGCTGGCGGTGAGTCGATCGCTTTTAATATCCGGCTGCCGCACGAACAGGAGGTCAATAAATACGCCACCGAGGTGTTTGAGTTTCAGCACTTTGCGCCGCGAAAGATCGTCATGACCATGTTTGCTAATGCCTATATTTATTTTCCAGGCGGCTTCGGTACGTTGGACGAGCTAGCGGAAATATTGACGCTGATCCAGACTGAAAAAGCCAACCGTGCACCGGTGATCTTGTTCGACACAGCGTTTTGGAGCGATTTGGACGCCTTTTTCCGCAACCATATGCTGGCCGAGGGGGCTATCGTCGAGAAAGACCTGGATATTTATACTATCACCGATAGTGTTGATGAGATTATTGAACTGGTACAAGCAAATAAGACCTATTGCTGATCACCTATTGTGTCAATTCAGACTTTTTGGGATTTCTTCAGGGTATTTGCGTTTTGCTGGGACTTTTTATGAGGTTTTTTGCTAGCAGATTTTTTAGATTTTACGGGCACGGCAGCTGACTTGCGACGTTTTGGTTTAGCGTTAGCTACCGGTAGCTGGAACGGCGACGCTGACTTGACTGGCTCACTGACAGCCGAGGCAACATAGCAAATCCCGCCCTCGCAGACGACACGCTCAACAGTCGGCGTGTGCGTGCGTGGATGAGCTGAAAAACGACGAGTTATTTCATAGCCAAGCCCGCGCTTACCAGATTCGATACAGTGCTGGCCGTACGGTAACTGATGATGATAATTTTCGACGATATCCACTGGATGAAACGAGATAACCTGCCCGTCAAAATCCATCATCACCCAGTCGCTGGCTCTCGCCCAGGCTGTCTGATCAAGCCGCGGCGCAGCAGCCATTAGCGCCTGGTACACTTCTCTACCCGTCGTATCTGCTGGATCAAGCCCAAGCGCACGAATAATTGAGTGGGCTCGAGCTAGAATCTCAGTGATTAGCCTGACATCACTGTCATCACCAGCCATTCGCCTGAGCTCACTGACGGCGACTCGTGTCTGCACTGAATCACCCAATAATTTTGTTAAGTTTCTTGACATTAAAACTCCTTTTCGCTTAGTGGCATGGTATGTAGTCGTGCACCTTGATATAAGATACCGGTTTTGGCACCAATATGATTGACGACCGAGCTTGAATTTGCGCTGGCAAATACTACTGCGTCCTTTAACTGAGCGCCATAAGCCCACTGACTCAAAAAACCACTGGCAAATGCATCACCTGCACCAGTCCGATCAATTGCTGGCACGTCCTCGTACATCGCCGCTCTGACAATCGTTACGCCATCAGACGCCATCGAACCGTTCACACCGTCTGTCAGCAACACTACCGGTACGAGCTCTTTCGCTCGCCGCACCAGCTGTTCCAGATCATCACCCGGCACTAACTGTTGCATCTCTTCTTTATTCAGCGCCAATACCTCCACATCATCCAGCAGTCCCATTAACTTATCGCGCTGTACTAGCTCTCGCTTACCTGGATTAAAGCAAATTTTCATACCAGCTGCTCGCGCCTCACGAAATACCTTATCCAAAACTGTCATCTGACCCGCCAGCGTTGACACATATAGCCAATCAGCCTCAATATCCGCCACGGTAAAATCAGCCACGTGATAATGCGTCGATGCACCACGATACGTCAAGATTGTCCGTTCACCGTTTGGTGCCAACAGCAAGACTGAGTAGCCCGTATTATATTGCTGGGAAAATCGAACATATCGTGTATCAACATTCTCGGCGTCCAGATCATCCAACACCGCCTGGCCAGCCGGATCACGGCCGACAACGCCCAAAAACATCACTTCGTGGCCCTGCCTGGCAAAGGTCACGGCGGCATTCGTCGCACCACCACCCGTCGAAAAATGGATCTGGTTGACGTCTGCCTTGGCACCAAGTTCTAACTTAGCAAAACAACGTTCTGGGCTCTCACACACCGGTTTCAATGCGTCCGACTGACTTAAAAAAACATCTTGCACACCAGCACCAACAGTAATAATTTTTGCCACTACACCACTGCCTTTCCGGCTGAGCCAAAGGCTTGAATTTTCGCCTCAACTACTTCCTGAACAGCAGCATATACCGGTGGCATCAGTTTGACGATGGCGTATTCGTTCGGATTTTCACGCAAGGTCTTTTCCAGCGTCGTGCGGAAAGCGTAACGCATATCGGAATTGATATTAATCTTAGAAACGCCAATTTTCGCCGCATCCTTAAAATAATGCAGTGGTGTGCCTGATCCGCCATGAAGCGAAATCTGACAGTGCAGCGCCTCGCGGATGCGTCCTAATAATTCCAAATCCAACACTTTCGGCACCGGATACAGCCCATGCAAATTACCAACTGCCGCCGCAAAGGTGTCAATTCCCGTTGCCTCTACGAAATCACGCGCGCCTTCTGGCGTAGAGAAAGTTTTCTTAATTTCTTCATAGTCAATCGCCTCAGTATGGACGTTTGACGAACCCCAAAAATAATGCGGCTCCGATTCCACTAACGCGCCGGTAAACTTGGCGTACTCGACAACTTCGCGAGTTTTGGCGATGATTTCCTCATCCGAAGCATCGTGATTTGCCTGGGAAATATCGATATGCACAAACTCATAGCCCGCGTCAATCGCCCGTTTACAGCCCTCCACTGTCGGCCCGTGATCCAAGTTCAAATACATCTCAATGCCGTACTCGGCCTTATAATTATCTACCAGATCGCGGACATTTTCCAGGCCCATAGCCCGCACCTCGGCATCCGACACTTCGACCAGCACCGGTGATTGGAGCTTCTGCGCCGCTCGCGCCACCGCGATCAGCGTTTCTTGATTATCAATATTAAACGCACCGACCGCAAAGTGCTGCGCCCGTGTCCGCTGCATCAAATGGCGTGCATGCGTGGTATTGCGCCGAATGTCAGAAATTGTCAGTCCCATAACCTCGCTTTATCCTCCATATTACTTATGGTTATTATAGCAGCGGTGACGGAAAATGAAAAGAGGCGAAGGGGTTTTACGATTTATTTTTGTACGGCTTTCGTCAAAATGCTGGCCTTATCTTTTGGTTCATCATGGGGTCAATCCTGATGAGGGAACTTGGTATTTTTACTTATGCAGCAGCATGGGAGATCGCGACACTCGTGACAATTTCCTGTATAGCTGTGGACGCTCGAGAAATTCCCTGGCGTCTGCGCAAGCCTTAAATAAATGAAAGGTCATCTTTTACGTGCCGGACAACTGCTTCGACATCTAGTCCATGCTTTTGCCATAATTCAGCTACCGAGCCGCTTTCGCCGAACTGGTCGCGGACGCCGATGCGCTTTATTTTCACCGGTAATTTTTCACTGAGTACTTCCGCCACCGCACTGCCAAATCCGCCGGTGATTTGCCCTTCTTCTGCTGTCACCACACGGCCGCATTTTTGGGCGGCGGCAACGACCGCTGCTTCGTCCAGCGGCTTGATAGTGTTAAAATGCACGACTTCTGCCCGAACGCCGGCGTACGCCAATTGTTCTGCCGCCATGAGCAGCTGATACGTCATCGTGCCAGTACCCAGCAGCGCCACATCGGTACCCTGCCGCAGTACAGACGCTCGGCCAATCGCCACTGTGCCATCCAAAAACAGCGGCATGTCAGCTCGCGGCAATCGCACGTAATTTGGCCGCGGATCAGCTGCCATCACTGCTGCCATCATTTCGGCCTCGTAGGCATCGCCCGGTGCCAAGACTACCATGTTTGGTAAACTCCGCATCAGCGCGATGTCCTCTAACATCTGGTGCGTCGCACCATCCGCACCAACATTCAGCCCGGCATGTGAACCGACCAGCTTGACCGGCTGATCATTCAGGCAAATCGTCGTCCGAATTTGCTCCCAATTCCGCCCCGGGCTGAACGCCGCATAACTGGCCGCAAACGGGATATTACCCATCGCTGCTAACCCTGACGCTACTGTTACCAAATTTTGCTCTGCCACACCAACCTCGATAAACCGCGGTGCACCGATTTGCTCAGCAAATTCGCCAAAGCCGACGCTATCTGCCAGGTCAGCGCTTAAGGCCACAATTTGGGAATTGTTCAATGCCGCGTGAACTAACCCACGACCAAAACCAAGCCGCATCGACGCGGTATTTCCCGTGCGCCAATCGTCCCGCAATACGCTCATACGCCCATCCCTTCTTCTGGCCGTTTCTTGGCTGATAGATCTAATTGCGCCAGCGCTGCGGCGGCCTGCTCAGCATTCGGCGCCTTGCCGTGCCACCGATAATCACCCTCCATAAAATCAACGCCGCGCCCGGGTATCGTATGCGCGATGATAATGCTCGGCTGCTCGCGCACTGCCTGTGCTGCTTCAATTGCCGCGATAATTCGCGCCATGTCATGCCCGTCAATTTCCTGCACCTGCCAGCCGAAACTGCGCCATTTCTCGCCCAAATCATCCAGCGGCATGACCTGCTCAGTACTGCCGCCAATTTGAATAGTATTACGGTCAATGATGGCGATCAGCTGGCCTAATTTATACTTAGCTGCAAACATCGCTGCCTCCCAAATATTGCCTTCATTAAGTTCACCGTCACCTAAACTACAATATACAAGGCGATCTGAGCTCTGTAAGTGCTGCAGATAGTACGCCATGCCAGCAGCCTGGCTGAGACCGCAGCCTAACGGCCCACTGGTCGTCTCTAGCCCTGGTAATTTCACTCGCTCCGGATGCCCTTGTAGCCGCGAGCCCAACTGCCGCAAACTCATTAACTCTGATTCCGATAAAAATCCGCGCATCGCCATCGCTGCGTATAGCAGTGGCGCATAATGGCCGTTACTCATGACGAACAGATCGCAATCAGACCAATCCGGCTCTTCTGGCCGCAATCTAAGCATCTGAAAATACAACACCGCCATCACATCAGCAAACCCCAGCGGTCCCGCCACATGACCGCTGCCGGCGGCTGCTACTTGACGAATAACCAGCTGTCGTAGTTCTCGCGCCCTCTCTTCTAGCCGGCTAATCGTGAGTTCGCTCATAGCAAACTACCCGAGCACACCCGTCTTGCTAATTTCCTGCTGGAGTTTAGCGAACATTGCCGGCGGATCAGTCGCTTTTTGAATTGTCCCGCCAACATTCAGTATGTTCACACCGCCCTGAACAAGGCTATAAGCATTGTCGACCATCACACCACCATCCCAGCCAATTTCAACGTTCGGATTAATCATCTTGACGAGCCGAATTTTTTCCAGCTGCATCAGGCTGGCTGTTCCGCCAAATTTGCCTAGCTCACCGCTGAAAATCAAGACATGCTCTGCTTCCTTAATAAGTTCTTCAACAGTTTGCGGCACCGTTGGTCTCAATAGTGCCAATCCAGCCATGATACCTGAACGTTTAATTTCCTTGAGTGCCCCCAACACGTCGCCTTCGGCCTCAGCATGAATGATAATCAAGTGCGGTCTCAGCGTGATCAACTTCGGCACATACTCATCCAGTTTGTTCACCATGGCATGAATATCAATCGTCCAACCTTCTGGTGCCCATAACTCTGGAATACCAATCGTAACGGTTGGCGCAAATTCACCATCAGTCAAATCAATATGTACCCGCTCGGCAAAGCCAGTGATTCTATCAACCTGCTCTTTGTATTGCTGGGCATTTTCTGCCAAAATTGCCGGGGCGATAACACTACTCATACGATTTCATCCAGTTGCGCATTGCGCCGATTATACCGCGGGGCATCCGCGTATGCAGTATTGAGCCACGTTTCAACAATGCCCTTCCAGGCAACTTCGTTATCCTCGAGAACCCTAGCCGGCAGACATAGTACATTCGAATTATTGTCACGCCGTGTCATCCTCGCTTCATGTGCATCCCAAATCACACTGGCGCGGATCCCCTTGAAACGATTCGCCGCCATGCACATGCCCTGACCGCCGCCGCAAATTAAAATTGCCCGTGGCTCATCCTCGCCATCACCAATCACTCGCAGCGCTGCCGCTGCCGCAAACTGCGGAAAGTCGTCATCAGGATTAAGCTCACGACCACCGACATCTTCGACCACGTAACCATTCTTTGCCAAATACGCAAATACTTTTTCTTTCAATGCAAACCCTCGATGATCTGAGCCAAGATAAATCTTCATGGGTTTAGTATAAGCGGTTTGGGCGATATTTGCAACTAATCAAGTCCTTGGAAGCTCAACTCATCACGTCGAGCCGCAGCTGGCCAACACCTTGCCCATCGCCTCTTTTTCTGCATTTGTTACCCACAGACGATATTTACGCTTAACCGCTACCTGCCGTTCAATGTACTGACAGCGAAACGGTTTGTTAGGAGGCAGCCAGGTTGCCGCGTCGCCATCGCCTTTGGCTTGGTTGGCCGGACCGTCAGCAGCCAACAAATTCAGCGGGTCGTTTGCCAATTTTTCTCGTTCCTCACGTGGTAGTTGCTGTGCACCTTTCTGCCACGCATCACTCAACGCCACCACGTGATCGATTTGTACTTTCGACGAGGTCTCTGGCCCGCGCTGAAACTTGATCGTTCGGCCGGTATACGGGTCACGTAGTGTCCCGGCCAACACGCGACATTTATCGTCAATTTTTGTTTCCGTTAGATCCCGCGCCAAAATTACTTCACGCACCGAGCAGCCACTCATTTTACCCCAACCATCACTAAATTGTTTGCGGCTGTAGCCCGTTTTAGGTGCGCGACCTTTAACCTCTAGTTTAGCTAACTCCGCTTGAGCGTTTGAATCACCAAATAATTTCCGCTGCATGGACGGCGAAGTCGGCGCGACCCGCGGCTGCTGCAGTTGCACCGCCCACACTACTGCACCCACCACCGCCATGACAAGCAGTACCATGATTTGCCGACGCCTTATTTTCCCCGTTGCCATAATCTATATTATAATGAAAGTATGAAAACAGTTCCACGCCTACTCGACACCTTTATACCACATCATTACACATTAACTCTCGATCTGACGCACGCTGAAGAAAAAGCGTTTTCTGGCACGGTAATCATTTCTGGCGAGTCAACTAATGAATTAATTTCGCTACACACCAAAGACTTGACCATTCATTCAGCGTTAATTGACGATCAGCCAGCTGAGTTTTCCCATGATGAATTTGATGAGCTGCGCCTATCGCGCCCAGATTTATCCAGCGGCCAGCGCACCGTTCGTGTTGAGTTTTCTGGCACTATCACCGACGCCATGCATGGACTGTATCCGTGCTACTTTACCCACGACGGCGTGAAAAAGCAATTGTTTGCCACCCAATTTGAATCGCACCATGCCCGCGAAGTCTTTCCGTGTGTTGATGAGCCAGCTGCCAAAGCCACCTATGACGTCACGCTTGTGACTGCTCCGGAACTAACCGTCCTAGGCAACATGCCCGTCGCCAAATCTTCTAAAGACGACGGCGTGCTAACAACCACCTTCGCCACCACACCACGGATGAGCAGCTACTTACTGGCTTTCGTTGTCGGCGAACTACACAAGAAAACTGCCCGCACTAAATCTGGCGTCGAGGTAAATGTCTGGGCCACACCAGCTCAGAGCGAGGAGACCCTAGATTTTGCGCTAGATATCGCCACGCGCTCCATTGATTTTTACGATGAATATTTTGGCGTGCCATATCCGCTGCCAAAATCCGATCACGTAGCGCTGCCAGATTTCTCTTCGGGCGCCATGGAAAACTGGGGACTCATCACCTACCGCGAAAGTTGCCTGCTGGCTGATCCGAAATTAACGCCGGAATCGTCCAAACGCTTTATCGCCACCGTCATCTCTCACGAACTCAGCCACCAGTGGTTTGGTAATTTGGTGACCATGCAGTGGTGGAATGACCTGTGGCTGAACGAAAGTTTCGCTAACATGATGGAATACGTGGCGATCGACGCACTACACCCTGAGTGGCGGATGTGGGAGGAATTTGCGACAAGCGAGGTCACCGCGGCACTGCGGCGCGATAGCCTGGACGGTGTCCAGCCAGTGCAGGCCGACGTTAATCATCCGGATGAGATCAGCACGTTGTTTGACCCAGCAATTGTCTATGCAAAGGGCGGGCGTCTACTGGTGATGGTACGGCGGCTGATCGGCGAGGAGGCGTTTCGTGCAGGGCTGAAGTCATATTTTGAAAAATTTGCTTACCAAAACACTGTTGGTAATGATTTATGGCAGGAGCTAGAAACCGCCAGCGAACAGCCGATTGTTGACTTGATGAACACTTGGATTTCGCAGCCAGGTTTGCCGATTGTACAGGTCGAGCAAGATAGTTCTGATAGACAACCTACCGCCACCCTGCGCCAGGAACGCTTTTTCATCGGTGATCATCAGCCGTCCGACGTCCTGTGGCCGATTCCGCTGTTCGCCAATCAGCCGCTTGATGATATTCTGACCGAGCGCGAGAAAACATTTACGATAAATAGCGACGTTCGACTGAACTGCGGACTGAACGGACATTTCGTAACGCATTACGACTCAGTAATGCGAGACCGATTGATCGAAAAGGCGGCAGAATTACCGACATTAGATAAAATTTGCTTACTGCAAGACATGACACTGCTAACACGGGCTGGACGAGAAAGTTCGGCGGCGCTGCTACCGCTGGCACGCGTTTTTCAGCACGAGACCAATGAGAAGGTTTTTAGTATGGCGGCCGGTGCGCTGGCGGAATTACGGAAATTTGTTGACGATAACGAAGCAGGACGTGCTCGGCTAAAGCAGATTTCTGCTGAATTTGCCCACGATACCTTCATGGAACTTGGCTGGGATAAACGGAGCGGCGAGTCTGATGATGATCACGAGCGGCGCACGGCAGCGCTGGGTTTGATGTTATATGGTGAGGATTCAGTAGCGCTCACGGAGGCCAAACGACGCTTTGACGAAACCGACCCAGATGATTTACCAGCTGAGATTCGCCCGCTGATCATCAACGCCAATGTCAGACAGTTTGAGACGCCAGAAATGATTGACAAGCTTTTTACGATATATCAGAATACGCCGTCAGCCGACCTGCAGGTTGATATCGCACTAAGCTTGACCTCGACGAAGAATCCAGCAACTACCGAGCAAATTTTAACAGCGATCAAGGATACTACTATCATACGTCCACAAGATGCCAGCCGCTGGTTTATTTATCTGATCCGTACGCGGGAAAACCGGCAAATTGCTTGGAATTGGCTGAAAGAAAATTGGTCGTGGGTGAAAGATACCTTTGGCGGCGATAAAAGCTACGATACTTTTATCCGCTACGCCGCCAGCGCTCTGTTGACCCGTGATGAGCTAAACGATTTCACCGAATTTACCACGCCGCTGCGCGCCGAACCAGCCCTGACCCGCACCATTGATCTGGGCATCCGCGAAATCGCTGGCAGAGTAGCACTGATTGAGCGGGATCAGGCCGCGGTTATTGATGCGCTTAATAAGTAATGTGAGTTATACGCTTTTACTATTGACTTATGTAATATCAAGTGGTATAATCACGGATAAACATTTAGTCACACTGAGTGGAGTTGGCACGTGTTTGAGGTAATAAATTAACTCAATTTAAGGAGATTCTATGGGAAATCACAACACTATTGGTAGCCAGGGAGACCGGAGAGATACACTACACCAAATAGCTGACACCGCGCGTAGGCTGGGGCAAAAGGCCGTGGCTTGGGCTTTAATGGCTGGCACAGCCGCATTTGGAGTCGTAGGCTGCTCAGGGAAGAGAACCACCGAACACAAGACTGTCTCCGTGGCTTGCGGCCACGATTCGTTAGCAGTACCGCAGATTGAGAGTGCTGAAACTTACGAATATAATATAACTAGAGAGCCAAGGCTCGGAGTAGTTACTGTTGGTTGCCCCGGCGGCGGCAATGTCATAGTTACTGGTATAAATGAACCAAGCAGTAATCCTACGCCAAGGGGTGAGCTATTTCCACATACTCTTGAGATAACCGCCCTTTGCTCACGAGGCGACACAGGCTTCAAAACACGCGTTATCGACACGCCAGCCGGCAACAATATATTTGAAGCCACCATAGAAGACTGTTCCATCGAAAGTGCAGTAATCAACCGAGACCCTAACTAACGACACATCGCCAAATTTATACCCTACACCACTAGGCATTCGGCGTTGTAATCCCTGTCGACAGCTATAGCTAACATCCGCATATCACGCCCCTCGTGTTGCGGATGTTTTATCATAAATAGCTCAGCTGCAAAGCGCATTTGTCGCTGTTTTTTGTTGGTAATCGCCGCCAAGCCATCACCATATCTGGAATTCTTGCGATATTTGACTTCGGTGAAATACAGCACATCGTCTTTTATGCTGACGATGTCAATCTCGCAGTACCGCGTCCGCCAGTTGCGGGCAATAATCTCATGACCATCAGTCGTCAGCCAATCTGCGGCGGCTTGCTCACCCCTATCCCCAATTTGGCGAGTTGTTGCTAATTTTTCCGTTTCTGGAGCGGTATTTGGTACATCGATTTGCATAACATCTTCGGTGTCTACAAAATCGACTGGAGTGATATCCTCGGAAAAAATTTGGGCAACTTTACGTGGGTCCCGAATTATTTTCTGAGGATATCCGACAGGCGACTCATTCGGTAGAGCACTTGACTTTTTCTGGTGCAGATTCTGTGACTTCATGCTACCCACATACTTTTGTAGCGGCGCAAAGCTCAACCGATGCAGCGGCGTCACACCCAGCCGCTCAATCGCCGCCTGGTGCTTGGCCACGCCATAGCCAGCATTTGACGCGAAGCCATACCCCGGATAGACCACGTCTTGCTCAGCCATAAACTGGTCACGCGCTACTTTGGCGATAATCGACGCCGCCGACACGCCGGGGATCAAACCATCGGCCTTGGCCATCACCGTCACGTATCGCTCCAGTGCCGTATCCGCCAAAAAATTAACCGTCCCGTCAATGATAATTTCATCAAACGCCACATTATTCGCTTTACACTGCGACTGAATTTGCTTCACCGCCCGCCGCGTCGCCAGCCGTAATGCCTGGCTCATGCCAACGTCGTCCAATTCACTGGCACTCACCCAGCCTAGCGCCCAGGCAGCCGCCTGCTCACGAATTACCTCGTCCAGCGTCTCGCGGCGTTTTTTAGTCAACTTTTTACTATCATCCAAACCCTCAATCTCGGCACCGCCCAAAATCACCGCACCGACCACCAGCGGCCCCGCCCATGGCCCGCGTCCAACTTCATCAATGCCGAGAATCATGCGCGTGCTGGCCCTTTTTTGCCGCTAATCTTACGACCACCCAACCAAGCCACACCGCCGCCGTGCCCAATGTGTTCGCCAAGATATCCCAATTGGTATCGTCTAACGTGATGTGCGCCAAACCAACCTTGACCATAAATAATTCCGCCAGTTCATTGATACAGCCCAGCGCCGACACCAACGCAAACACCGAGAACGCCATCACCAACCAGTGCGCCCGCCAGCGTGTCGCCAGCACCAAATATACCCACACTAGTCCCGTAAACAACCCGCCGCCCACGAAATGCGTCGTAAAACTGGTGTCTCGCCCCTCAATGAGCGGCGACGGCAAATACCACGAGATGAAGAATAACACACAGGCAAGGTATAACAACCAGCGATACTTCTTTTCGTTGGTGAAGCCATGGCGGCGCAACACATATGGCACTGCACACGCCAAAGCCACCGGAACAAACACAGAGATATAGTGAAAGATCGACATATTGGCATTATACCATGAGAAAACCGCCCCCAGAGAGAGCGGCCTATGTGTCTCAAAACTAATTACGCTTCTTTGTGGCGAGCTGCGACCTCGGCAGCCTTGGCGTCAAGTTCTGCCTGAGCAGCGTCTTTTTCGGCTTGCTTGGCAGCGGCAGCCTGTGCGGCCTCCTCTTTCAAGCGTTCAGCTTCTGCTTCAGCCTTGGCGTCATGCACGTTGTTGACAGCTACGCGGTCAAAGTTTTTGGCAGTCAAGCGAGCTGATTTACCAGAGCGCTTACGCAAGAAGCTGAGGAACTTGCGGCGAACCTTAGCGCGGCGGACAATTTCCACTTTCTCGATCAGCGGGCTGTGCAGCAAGAATGATTTTTCCACACCAACACCTGAAGCA is drawn from Candidatus Saccharibacteria bacterium oral taxon 488 and contains these coding sequences:
- a CDS encoding transketolase: MSELTISRLEERARELRQLVIRQVAAAGSGHVAGPLGFADVMAVLYFQMLRLRPEEPDWSDCDLFVMSNGHYAPLLYAAMAMRGFLSESELMSLRQLGSRLQGHPERVKLPGLETTSGPLGCGLSQAAGMAYYLQHLQSSDRLVYCSLGDGELNEGNIWEAAMFAAKYKLGQLIAIIDRNTIQIGGSTEQVMPLDDLGEKWRSFGWQVQEIDGHDMARIIAAIEAAQAVREQPSIIIAHTIPGRGVDFMEGDYRWHGKAPNAEQAAAALAQLDLSAKKRPEEGMGV
- a CDS encoding 50S ribosomal protein L19; protein product: MSFELINKVNQAQKKQAVVDVRSGDTVRVYQKIKEGNKERIQMFEGVVIRTDNKQSHTSRITVRKIASGVGVEKSFLLHSPLIEKVEIVRRAKVRRKFLSFLRKRSGKSARLTAKNFDRVAVNNVHDAKAEAEAERLKEEAAQAAAAKQAEKDAAQAELDAKAAEVAARHKEA
- a CDS encoding ribonuclease HII, which codes for MILGIDEVGRGPWAGPLVVGAVILGGAEIEGLDDSKKLTKKRRETLDEVIREQAAAWALGWVSASELDDVGMSQALRLATRRAVKQIQSQCKANNVAFDEIIIDGTVNFLADTALERYVTVMAKADGLIPGVSAASIIAKVARDQFMAEQDVVYPGYGFASNAGYGVAKHQAAIERLGVTPLHRLSFAPLQKYVGSMKSQNLHQKKSSALPNESPVGYPQKIIRDPRKVAQIFSEDITPVDFVDTEDVMQIDVPNTAPETEKLATTRQIGDRGEQAAADWLTTDGHEIIARNWRTRYCEIDIVSIKDDVLYFTEVKYRKNSRYGDGLAAITNKKQRQMRFAAELFMIKHPQHEGRDMRMLAIAVDRDYNAECLVV
- a CDS encoding HNH endonuclease, translated to MATGKIRRRQIMVLLVMAVVGAVVWAVQLQQPRVAPTSPSMQRKLFGDSNAQAELAKLEVKGRAPKTGYSRKQFSDGWGKMSGCSVREVILARDLTETKIDDKCRVLAGTLRDPYTGRTIKFQRGPETSSKVQIDHVVALSDAWQKGAQQLPREEREKLANDPLNLLAADGPANQAKGDGDAATWLPPNKPFRCQYIERQVAVKRKYRLWVTNAEKEAMGKVLASCGST
- a CDS encoding M1 family metallopeptidase, producing the protein MKTVPRLLDTFIPHHYTLTLDLTHAEEKAFSGTVIISGESTNELISLHTKDLTIHSALIDDQPAEFSHDEFDELRLSRPDLSSGQRTVRVEFSGTITDAMHGLYPCYFTHDGVKKQLFATQFESHHAREVFPCVDEPAAKATYDVTLVTAPELTVLGNMPVAKSSKDDGVLTTTFATTPRMSSYLLAFVVGELHKKTARTKSGVEVNVWATPAQSEETLDFALDIATRSIDFYDEYFGVPYPLPKSDHVALPDFSSGAMENWGLITYRESCLLADPKLTPESSKRFIATVISHELSHQWFGNLVTMQWWNDLWLNESFANMMEYVAIDALHPEWRMWEEFATSEVTAALRRDSLDGVQPVQADVNHPDEISTLFDPAIVYAKGGRLLVMVRRLIGEEAFRAGLKSYFEKFAYQNTVGNDLWQELETASEQPIVDLMNTWISQPGLPIVQVEQDSSDRQPTATLRQERFFIGDHQPSDVLWPIPLFANQPLDDILTEREKTFTINSDVRLNCGLNGHFVTHYDSVMRDRLIEKAAELPTLDKICLLQDMTLLTRAGRESSAALLPLARVFQHETNEKVFSMAAGALAELRKFVDDNEAGRARLKQISAEFAHDTFMELGWDKRSGESDDDHERRTAALGLMLYGEDSVALTEAKRRFDETDPDDLPAEIRPLIINANVRQFETPEMIDKLFTIYQNTPSADLQVDIALSLTSTKNPATTEQILTAIKDTTIIRPQDASRWFIYLIRTRENRQIAWNWLKENWSWVKDTFGGDKSYDTFIRYAASALLTRDELNDFTEFTTPLRAEPALTRTIDLGIREIAGRVALIERDQAAVIDALNK
- a CDS encoding RpiB/LacA/LacB family sugar-phosphate isomerase; this translates as MKIYLGSDHRGFALKEKVFAYLAKNGYVVEDVGGRELNPDDDFPQFAAAAALRVIGDGEDEPRAILICGGGQGMCMAANRFKGIRASVIWDAHEARMTRRDNNSNVLCLPARVLEDNEVAWKGIVETWLNTAYADAPRYNRRNAQLDEIV